The Anopheles merus strain MAF unplaced genomic scaffold, AmerM5.1 LNR4000570, whole genome shotgun sequence genome includes the window GGCTGTGCCGGTTGCGGATGCTGCAGCAGATCGAAGACTTCGGTGAGGTACACTTCTCCAGACAGATCGACTGCGAGCAGGACCTGCTGAACCGGTGGAGGGAACAGGACGAGCTGCCGCACAGCGAGTTCACGCTGCTGGAAACGATCCTTTCCCAGCGGCTGTCCATCTTCAGCACGGCCGGGATTCGTGCGAAACGTAAATGGGTACCGCCGGCAGTGTAcagcacgctgctgctgctgatccacGAATCGCGCCTGCGAGGCTTCGTGGACTGTGCGGTACGGAATGTGGTGCTGATCGGGAAGCAGGAGCTGCCGGCCAACGTGCAGTCGGTGGTGATGCTGGAAAATGCACAGCTCAATTGGAGTGCCGGCCAGCCGGTGCTGGCGAAGGAGTTGGCGTGGGAAGTAATGAACAGCGCCAAGTACACTGATCCGATGGTGAAGGGAGTGGCGTGTCGCCTTTACGGTGAGTTCCTTGCCGAAGGACACTCGCAGGAGATCAAGTCGCTATGCTCGGACTACTTTCAACAAGCGGAAAAATATGTCCAGTTTGTGCTGTCGCGAcaggcggcggcgacggctgCGGGTGGCGAACAGAAAACCTCGCCCGGGAACGTTCCCGCTAACCATCGTTGCTTCGACGTGGATCGTAACTTCACCGTGCAGCACACCGTCGCGAAGTACGCGGATCGTGAATTTGTGCGGGTAGGTTGAGGAGCATTGCAATATTAAATGGGGTAAACTAAATGAAAATTGCTCCTCCCTTTCCTGCAGCTCACCAAATTCATCCGCTCTCAGGAGTGGGAGGCACGGAAAACGAATCTCGCCCGCATGGAGGTCGAGCTGGTCCGCCTGAGGGAGGAAACGCAACGTGCCACCGATCAGCGGCGCAAAGATCTTGGCCGTTCGCTTCACTTTATGCAGAAAAACTTGCAGCGCGACAAGAAAGCGGCCGAAGAGGGTGGAACAGAATCGCTGGGACTACTTGAATCTGGCACTGTGCTATTATCTGATGTACGCGAAACAGAGCACGATCGTGAGCGACATGGTGATATTTAGGATCATGTCGCTGTGGTTGAACAATCAGGAAAATACGAGCGCAAAGGAGTTGATCGAAGAGTCGCTGCTTACCATTCCTTCGTACAAGTTTATTGCCGTTTTACCGCAGCTTACACCGCGCGTCGGGCTGGACAGTGGGGACGGTGCGCTGGTGCAGAAAGCTTTGATAAGATGCGCCCTGGACCATCCCCATCACACGcttccgtttgtgtttgcgCAGCTGCATGCGTATAAAGATCAACCGGATCACGAGTAAGTGCTGGTTAATTATAGTGGAATAACACATtaagttaaatttaaatgcattttaaacatttcaagAACTCCCACCAACGATAACCGTTTAATGGGTGTGCGGGAGGTGTACAAAAAGCTGCGCAAAGAACCAACGCTCGAGCAAATGTTGCACCAACAGAGAGAATGAATCTCGCCCTGATCGAGCTGGCCAACAAAACGCTCTCCAGCAGTCCCTCCTTCCGGGAGTACACATGACGAAACGTGATCCGCTCGGGCAGCTGGAAAGCTTGGATCTCATCCACTGTCCAACGGTGGAGTTGCCCGTCCTAAAAACCGGCAACTATCGCTCACACATCGTAGGCATCAGGCGGTGGGATGCGAAGGTGATCGTTGTCGGTGGAATTAATGCGCCGAAAAAGCTTGCCTGCCTTTGCCTGAACGGTACGAAACGGACGCAGCTGCTCAAGGGGAAGGATGATATGCGCCAGGATGCGGTAATGCAGCAGGTGTTCGGTataatgaacatactgctgcGCCACGATAAGGAAACGGCGCACCGGAAGCTGTCCGTGCGCACGTACAAGGTGGTACCGCTGTCGAGGCAAAGCGGCATACTGGAATGGTGCAACAACACGATGCCGATCGTGCGTGGTTGCTTTCCGGGCATGCCAGTATCGGCCGCAGGACCTGGAACCGACAGCGGCgcggaaaaagttttccaatgtATGTACAGCTGTtgagagcgtttttttttgtttaatattaaCGATGTTGAAAAATGCTCCTCTTTTCCTCAGAACGCGGTGGCCGGCATGACGTTCGAAGAAGCTGAAAAACGATGAAGAAATGATCTGTGACAAAATTCGGCCCGTCTTTCGGCACTACTTTCTCGAGCAGTACCTGAAGCCGGCGTGTGGTTCGAGCGGCAGCAGAACTACATCAAAAGTGTGGCCGCCAGCTCGATGATCGGGTACGTGCTGGGCATCGGCGATCGGCACGTGCAGACATCCTGATCGACAAGCTAACAGGGGAGGTGATCCATATTGATTTTGGCATAGCGTTCGAGATGGGGAAAAATCTGCCCACCCCGGAGACCGTCCCGTTCCGCTTGACGCGTGACATTGTGGATGGTATGGGGATAAGCGGTGTTGAGGGTGTTTTCCGCAAGTAAGCACATGTTCATTGGTAAAGTCTGCAGCTATTAAACCAAACACTCTTTCCCATTGCTTTCCAGATCGTGCGAGAAAACGCTGGAAGTGTTGCGGAACAATCAGACGGTGATCCTCGCCATCCTGGAGGTGCTGCTGTACGATCCGCTCTACTCGTGGAACGTGCTGTCAAACAAGAAAGCAAACCGTCGGCAACAGCAAGCCTTCCTTTCGCCATCCGGTGACGCTGATGAGGCCGATGGAGCGGTCGGTGGTCTGCCGATGGATGCGGCTAATATCAATGTGACGGCCGAGCGTACGTTGATGCAGGTGGAAGAGAAGCTGCTTGGCCAGGAGGACAACAAGTACATCTCAGTCGATGGGCAGGTGCAAATGCTAATCTTCAACGCAATGAACAAGCGCAATCTCTGTCAAGTGTTTGCGGGATGGCAACCGTACCTGTGAGCAAGTGAGTGTGTGATAAAGCCGGTGATAGTGTtatcttttatttaatttcttttcgttttctaCATACATGTATCACATGCATATGACACGATGAGTTGCAAAATGTTGTTAGAAAATATTGAGAAAAAACCACTTCAATCATTCTCAATATTAACGCACAATTGAGGGAGGTAGTATGGTTTTGTACAAAGTAGCTTTGAGCTGTAACACCTGTATCATCCTTTTGAGCCGTCCTATTGGGCGGAAGATGGATCGTTTCTGTTCGTTTATCCGCCAGTGACTTCGATCCCCAGgtgacaactgttctacatttttagcttaaactccTCGTGAACAGCTCGATTTAACCCATTGCCTCATATGAACTCTTGAAAACatgggtgtgtgagtgcaacATTGTGGTGAAGCGTTGAAGTTTATGTCAGAACTTCGGTAGAAGCCGGACAAACAAGAAGCTTGCAGTTTCGTCCTTGGTGTTCAACAGCCAAACACTgagtaaaaagaaataaacgatctATCCAGGAGCATCAGAATAGCGGAGAAACGCtgggaaaataacaaaacaacgtgaaagagtgttttataaaaaaCTTGTTGTTTAATATGGATTGAAAAGTACGCATGTTTGTTTTGGCCGGTAGCTTGTGCACAACGTGatgacaattctcaaaatggcaccagAAAAATGCTTCACACTGACGTTTCAAACTGTTAATATAGCTTAAACTCTGCAATATCGCTTGCTCTTTAAGCCAATTTTAAGCctgctctttaagcttccagcaAAACTCGAAAACGCTaacaatctgctcgaaaaGGTCACTTGGTCGAGGTGCCGTTTACGTAGCTGCTCTTTTCCGATGCCAGAAAGGCTGCTACCTCCGCAatttctgcaaacaaatttttaaatttagtcCAATCTAATTCCAATTGCTCATAGAACACTTATCATACCTTCCGGATTTCCGAAGCGACGCAACGACACATTGCATGATGATCATATCTTTCACCTTCTGCGGCACCGTCCCCGTCATCGGCGTGTGGATGAACCCGGGCAC containing:
- the LOC121602687 gene encoding serine/threonine-protein kinase ATM-like — translated: MLANERIEYSAFVQQLSAALLSFLGNTMIKKLAEQETTFVEKLVPLLVQITIKQFEESIIDSMGSFINEFFNEFAAIQNEVHNIFNDPKAIQLMLTIVECVRIHNQCFPQYKISVNYLRIAQASQFCQAHFKAILYGDLWYREEEEQGKHDAKRHPELQNIMKSCHLAIGVNDAVKSFLNPIQERMEYYRLEQNYARCLVMQDASTPWSQDTALDSAGTQNAILQTLKDSSLYGLARSLHVAPQQIDYECAWRLSDWNVLFDADGGVGPNSRSFERAHYKALKCLQLRDELAVESAIVAAQRAVSELFKLTSIESTKHIYHGLCRLRMLQQIEDFGEVHFSRQIDCEQDLLNRWREQDELPHSEFTLLETILSQRLSIFSTAGIRAKRKWVPPAVYSTLLLLIHESRLRGFVDCAVRNVVLIGKQELPANVQSVVMLENAQLNWSAGQPVLAKELAWEVMNSAKYTDPMVKGVACRLYGEFLAEGHSQEIKSLCSDYFQQAEKYVQFVLSRQAAATAAGGEQKTSPGNVPANHRCFDVDRNFTVQHTVAKYADREFVRLTKFIRSQEWEARKTNLARMEVELVRLREETQRATDQRATRKRPKRVEQNRWDYLNLALCYYLMYAKQSTIVSDMVIFRIMSLWLNNQENTSAKELIEESLLTIPSYKFIAVLPQLTPRVGLDSGDGALVQKALIRCALDHPHHTLPFVFAQLHAYKDQPDHETPTNDNRLMGVREVYKKLRKEPTLEQMLHQQRE
- the LOC121602688 gene encoding serine/threonine-protein kinase ATM-like; translation: MTKRDPLGQLESLDLIHCPTVELPVLKTGNYRSHIVGIRRWDAKVIVVGGINAPKKLACLCLNGTKRTQLLKGKDDMRQDAVMQQVFGIMNILLRHDKETAHRKLSVRTYKVVPLSRQSGILEWCNNTMPIVRGCFPGMPVSAAGPGTDSGAEKVFQLPEAGVWFERQQNYIKSVAASSMIGYVLGIGDRHVQTS
- the LOC121602683 gene encoding serine-protein kinase ATM-like — protein: MGKNLPTPETVPFRLTRDIVDGMGISGVEGVFRKSCEKTLEVLRNNQTVILAILEVLLYDPLYSWNVLSNKKANRRQQQAFLSPSGDADEADGAVGGLPMDAANINVTAERTLMQVEEKLLGQEDNKYISVDGQVQMLIFNAMNKRNLCQVFAGWQPYL